In Sphingomonas crocodyli, one genomic interval encodes:
- a CDS encoding alpha-ketoglutarate-dependent dioxygenase AlkB — translation MNGRDLFENVGGADRLARAPGAPVPGLRTAKAIITPDEHDALIAAIDSCGLAPFRFQGWEGRRLTRSYGWHYDFDHGRLAPADPVPDWLSGVRTRMARLIERDPHELVQALLIRYDPGATIGWHRDRPQFGHVVGLSLGATATLRLRRRVGPGRAGFARSTVALEPRAAYALTGEIRRHWEHSIAALDETRWSVTFRTLASERCAENTGDPV, via the coding sequence ATGAATGGCCGTGACCTGTTCGAGAACGTCGGTGGCGCCGATCGACTTGCTCGCGCGCCGGGCGCCCCTGTCCCCGGGCTCCGGACGGCGAAGGCCATCATCACCCCCGATGAGCACGACGCGCTGATCGCCGCGATCGATTCATGCGGCCTGGCTCCCTTTCGCTTTCAGGGTTGGGAGGGCAGGCGGCTGACCCGGTCCTACGGATGGCATTATGACTTTGATCATGGCCGGCTCGCACCCGCTGATCCCGTTCCCGACTGGTTGTCGGGGGTGCGTACGCGCATGGCGCGGCTGATCGAGCGGGATCCGCACGAGCTCGTCCAGGCGCTTCTCATCCGGTACGATCCGGGCGCGACGATCGGATGGCACCGTGACCGGCCGCAATTCGGGCACGTCGTCGGCCTGTCGCTTGGCGCCACCGCGACGCTGCGCCTTCGCCGGCGCGTGGGTCCCGGCCGCGCGGGGTTCGCGCGCTCGACGGTGGCGCTCGAGCCGCGTGCGGCTTATGCCCTCACTGGCGAGATCCGCCGTCACTGGGAGCACAGCATAGCTGCGCTCGATGAGACCCGTTGGTCGGTAACCTTTCGCACGCTGGCAAGCGAACGATGCGCTGAGAACACCGGCGATCCAGTTTGA
- a CDS encoding DUF3429 domain-containing protein, producing MMVFAGADADNVDPLKVPALSLFLGFGPMLPIVGAGIVAIMSTDPIDAVAIVGGTGWASAILLFVAGVRRGYGFAVRATPRLVTLAVTLGIFLAGLLAMPIFLLAPVIGVAILIAGFLAVAIADPVAARRGEAPRHFARLRPLQMALGLTGLLLLEAACLHL from the coding sequence GTGATGGTCTTCGCGGGTGCAGATGCCGACAACGTCGACCCCCTCAAAGTCCCCGCCCTGAGCCTGTTCCTGGGTTTCGGACCGATGCTTCCCATCGTGGGGGCGGGAATTGTTGCGATCATGTCGACCGATCCGATCGACGCCGTCGCCATCGTCGGCGGGACGGGCTGGGCTTCTGCGATCCTGCTCTTCGTGGCGGGAGTCCGACGCGGCTATGGCTTTGCAGTGCGCGCGACTCCCCGTCTCGTCACGCTCGCCGTGACGCTGGGCATTTTCCTCGCAGGCCTGCTGGCAATGCCGATCTTCCTGCTGGCTCCCGTGATAGGCGTCGCAATCTTGATTGCGGGCTTCCTTGCGGTTGCTATCGCCGATCCGGTCGCGGCGAGGCGCGGCGAAGCCCCCCGACACTTCGCACGGTTACGGCCTTTGCAAATGGCACTCGGTCTCACAGGCCTGCTCCTCCTCGAGGCGGCCTGCCTTCACCTTTAG
- a CDS encoding DUF1488 family protein, whose protein sequence is MTFGSEAPSAGRDMAVDESSTGFTATTVELELPQGLARVRVEADALQFWWGAESGPQTAHGLIDEHRAEIEAVATAKIARGAVESDGTVIVGDEDFE, encoded by the coding sequence ATGACCTTCGGCAGCGAAGCGCCATCAGCCGGTCGCGACATGGCCGTTGACGAGTCGTCGACGGGCTTTACCGCGACGACCGTCGAGCTCGAGCTTCCCCAAGGATTGGCTCGCGTCCGGGTCGAGGCCGATGCGCTGCAATTCTGGTGGGGTGCCGAGAGCGGTCCACAAACTGCGCATGGTCTCATCGATGAGCATCGGGCGGAGATCGAGGCGGTTGCGACTGCCAAGATCGCGCGCGGAGCGGTGGAATCCGACGGCACTGTTATCGTTGGCGACGAAGATTTCGAATGA
- a CDS encoding BLUF domain-containing protein — protein MLHQITYISTARPGLSLSDVEAILARSRRNNRQTGITGLLIFDKVRFLQVIEGRLPDIEATFLRIAVDPRHRAVVRLSQRQIDAREFGQWAMASHVVDEAGSAADLVGQVDALTETLPDPNLRATLRSFARIRGAA, from the coding sequence ATGCTGCATCAGATTACCTATATCAGTACCGCCCGCCCCGGCCTCAGTCTGTCCGATGTCGAGGCAATCCTCGCGCGATCGCGTCGCAACAATCGCCAGACCGGGATCACCGGTCTCCTGATCTTCGACAAGGTCCGGTTTCTGCAGGTGATCGAGGGTAGATTGCCAGACATCGAAGCCACCTTTTTGAGAATAGCCGTTGATCCGCGGCATCGGGCGGTGGTTCGCCTGTCCCAGCGCCAGATCGACGCTCGCGAATTCGGGCAGTGGGCGATGGCGTCGCATGTCGTCGACGAAGCGGGCAGTGCCGCCGACCTGGTGGGGCAGGTCGACGCCCTGACCGAGACGCTGCCCGATCCCAATCTGCGCGCTACCCTGCGTAGCTTTGCGCGAATCCGGGGCGCTGCCTGA
- a CDS encoding DUF3606 domain-containing protein, with the protein MSDDTSIRAPQDASRIALTEDYEVRYWTRKFGVTEEQLRAAVQEVGHSADRVEHHLSGSTQ; encoded by the coding sequence ATGAGCGATGATACCTCAATCCGCGCCCCGCAGGACGCCTCGCGTATAGCTCTGACCGAAGATTACGAGGTCCGGTACTGGACCAGGAAGTTCGGCGTGACCGAGGAGCAGTTGCGCGCAGCGGTGCAGGAGGTCGGTCACAGCGCCGACAGGGTAGAACACCATCTCAGCGGATCGACGCAGTGA
- the treY gene encoding malto-oligosyltrehalose synthase gives MIPTATYRLQLHAGFAFADAEAIIPYLAALGISHIYLSPVTTAAPASQHGYDVVDPTCINPELGGEEGLERLVETVRRHKLGVIIDIVPNHMGVAGTTNAYWCDLLARGADSPHARLFDVDWRVPIMLPVLATSLEEALEAGAIRLIDAAGPLALELYGSTAYPLRCDDPVLAEDRARALARHDPARPDGRLALANLIDRQHYRLIHWRAANDCLNWRRFFSINELAGVRIEDPDVFEWSHRLYFDLFARGLIDGVRVDHVDGLTDPATYCQRLRARFETLAPGRPAYIVVEKILGPQERLNPDWRTDGTTGYDFMREAGELIHDPHGWKSLCRLWESLSERAGDFATEALVARRELLAWQFEAQLDACVEAFAALAGACGERWIPRPMLRRAIERLLWVFPVYRTYGTGTDAPLSDKPVRELAHKAALPLMPPGEEPVLIFILKLLAGTLAAPADLACDAARRFQQLCAPIAAKGVEDTAFYRYGVLLSANDVGSDPGRFASDIATFHAASSARARHHPHAMLALSTHDHKRGADARARLAVLSSIPDIWADLVQQWLSLIGPAASRLNRGDIAILFQTLVGAWGEPSDKLLARIHRWQDKTLREAKLRSSWEAPQPDYEGCYRDLATHLLATPERADFRESFERFIRRISAPALANSLAQTGLQFLAPGVPDIYQGCETLDLSLVDPDNRRPVDFAARAASLSAGAGYDAKFDLVTSLLALRKDHCALRDGSYRPLRVVGPRSAHVVAFERALGDDRLTCAVAIRLGRALVDRDHISLGAEWWEDTAVIEDAGPRPVVDLLKGHVAVAQPTIS, from the coding sequence ATGATCCCCACCGCCACCTACCGACTCCAGCTCCACGCAGGCTTCGCCTTTGCCGACGCCGAAGCGATCATCCCCTATCTGGCAGCACTCGGGATCAGCCATATCTATCTCTCGCCGGTGACGACGGCAGCGCCCGCCTCCCAGCACGGCTATGACGTCGTCGACCCCACATGCATCAATCCCGAACTCGGCGGCGAAGAGGGGTTGGAGCGTCTCGTCGAGACTGTCAGGCGCCACAAGCTCGGGGTCATCATCGATATCGTGCCCAACCATATGGGTGTTGCCGGAACCACGAATGCCTATTGGTGCGATCTTCTCGCTCGCGGCGCCGACAGTCCGCACGCGCGCCTTTTCGACGTGGACTGGCGTGTCCCGATCATGCTGCCCGTGCTGGCGACATCTCTGGAAGAGGCGCTCGAGGCGGGCGCAATCCGACTGATCGACGCGGCCGGACCCCTCGCACTCGAACTCTATGGCTCGACCGCCTATCCGCTGCGCTGCGATGATCCGGTTCTGGCCGAGGATCGTGCGCGCGCCCTCGCTCGACACGATCCGGCACGGCCCGACGGACGGCTGGCGCTCGCAAACCTCATCGACCGGCAGCATTACCGTCTGATCCACTGGCGCGCAGCGAACGACTGTCTCAACTGGCGCCGTTTTTTCTCGATCAACGAGCTGGCGGGGGTCCGGATCGAGGATCCCGATGTCTTTGAGTGGTCCCACCGCCTCTACTTCGATCTCTTTGCCAGGGGATTGATCGACGGCGTCCGTGTCGATCATGTCGATGGGCTGACCGACCCGGCAACCTACTGCCAGCGACTGCGCGCGCGTTTCGAAACCCTGGCACCCGGCCGCCCGGCCTATATCGTGGTCGAGAAAATCCTCGGGCCGCAAGAGCGCCTCAATCCTGACTGGCGGACTGATGGCACCACAGGCTATGATTTCATGCGTGAGGCCGGCGAGCTCATTCACGATCCTCACGGGTGGAAATCGCTGTGTCGCCTCTGGGAGAGCCTGAGCGAACGGGCCGGCGATTTCGCGACCGAAGCGCTGGTCGCTCGGCGCGAACTGCTGGCCTGGCAGTTTGAGGCCCAGCTCGACGCTTGCGTCGAGGCGTTTGCCGCCCTTGCTGGCGCCTGTGGCGAACGCTGGATCCCCAGACCGATGCTGCGCCGTGCGATCGAGCGGCTTTTGTGGGTTTTTCCGGTCTATCGAACCTATGGCACCGGCACCGACGCCCCGTTGAGCGACAAGCCGGTCCGCGAGCTCGCTCACAAGGCCGCTTTGCCCCTGATGCCGCCCGGCGAGGAGCCGGTGCTGATCTTCATATTGAAGCTGCTCGCAGGCACGTTGGCCGCACCGGCCGACCTTGCGTGCGACGCCGCGCGCCGATTTCAGCAACTGTGCGCGCCGATTGCAGCCAAAGGCGTCGAGGACACGGCATTTTACCGCTACGGCGTTTTGCTGTCGGCGAACGACGTCGGCTCGGATCCCGGTCGCTTTGCCAGCGACATTGCGACCTTCCATGCGGCATCGAGCGCCCGCGCGCGCCATCATCCACACGCGATGCTGGCGCTGTCGACGCACGATCACAAGCGCGGTGCCGATGCGCGAGCGCGCCTCGCCGTTCTCAGCTCGATTCCCGACATATGGGCGGATCTTGTTCAGCAGTGGCTGAGCCTGATCGGCCCTGCTGCATCGCGGCTCAATCGTGGCGATATCGCAATCCTGTTCCAGACGCTGGTGGGGGCATGGGGCGAACCTTCTGACAAGCTCCTCGCTCGTATTCATAGATGGCAGGACAAGACATTGCGCGAAGCCAAGCTGCGCTCGTCGTGGGAAGCGCCTCAGCCGGACTACGAGGGTTGCTACCGCGACCTGGCGACCCATTTGCTGGCCACCCCCGAGCGTGCCGACTTTCGAGAGAGTTTCGAGCGCTTCATCCGGCGGATCAGCGCGCCCGCGCTTGCAAACAGCCTTGCCCAAACGGGCCTGCAATTTCTGGCACCGGGCGTTCCAGATATCTATCAGGGGTGCGAAACGCTCGATCTGTCGCTGGTCGATCCCGACAATCGCCGCCCGGTCGACTTCGCCGCGCGTGCCGCTTCGCTTTCGGCAGGGGCCGGCTACGATGCCAAATTCGATCTTGTCACCAGCCTGCTCGCGCTCCGCAAGGATCATTGCGCCTTGCGCGACGGTTCGTATCGCCCGCTCCGGGTGGTCGGCCCTCGCAGCGCGCATGTCGTGGCGTTCGAACGGGCGCTTGGCGACGACCGCCTGACCTGCGCGGTTGCGATCCGCCTGGGCAGGGCCTTGGTTGACCGCGACCATATCAGCCTGGGCGCTGAATGGTGGGAAGACACGGCGGTGATTGAGGATGCGGGGCCACGGCCCGTGGTAGATCTGCTCAAAGGTCATGTGGCCGTAGCGCAGCCAACTATTTCATAG
- the malQ gene encoding 4-alpha-glucanotransferase — MTPLDRLARRVGVARHWRDADGVDQTVEDDALIAILTALGHPASDLRAINASLAAHDNLDRQPPVLLTADVAHSCPLPAAFEQASMAEIEFEDGTCRKLTVSRGRLPPLDRIGYHMLHVAGQSIKLAVAPSHCPLPPQRAWGAAVQIPSLRGDRTKWHGDFADLAQMVVGLAELGADVVALSPVHATIPGATHFSPYAPSSRLFANTGLIEAPRGDPGDGALIDWATVFDLARQSHRDAAHYGVSLPGPAETDPRDRLALARHALFDTLARRFESPDWRHWPPAYHDPAGEAATRVATQEAAAISRLCAAQARADDALGRAQITARRAGMAIGLISDLAVGVDPGGSDAWAMQGTMLEGVSIGAPPDPLGPDGQNWGLTSFSPAGLRKTGFAPWIAMVRRALAFAGGVRIDHAFGLARLWVIPKGETAQNGAYLHYPLVDLLRLLTLEADRVKAIVVAEDLGTPPAGFAQAAADRHMLGMRVLWFERDAAAFRDPVDFTEASVAMTGTHDTPTVAGWWSGRDLVWSRSLGRSGVEEAEQQRAVDRGHFWRLVGDAGPQPAPDAPERVVDAAIAAAGRAGSTLTIVPMEDLLGLEEQPNLPGTIDEHPNWRRRLGAPVDILCRDPDVQRRATLLNEGRRS; from the coding sequence GTGACACCGCTCGACCGGCTGGCGAGGCGCGTTGGCGTGGCGCGCCACTGGCGGGATGCTGACGGTGTCGATCAGACCGTCGAGGATGACGCACTGATCGCCATCCTGACAGCGCTTGGTCATCCCGCGAGCGATCTGCGCGCCATCAATGCGAGCCTAGCGGCGCATGACAATCTCGACCGGCAACCTCCTGTATTGCTCACGGCGGACGTGGCGCATTCCTGTCCACTGCCCGCTGCTTTCGAGCAGGCGAGCATGGCCGAGATCGAGTTTGAGGACGGAACATGCCGAAAGCTGACGGTCTCGCGAGGTCGGCTGCCACCGCTTGACCGGATCGGTTATCACATGCTGCATGTAGCCGGCCAATCCATCAAGCTCGCGGTCGCCCCTTCCCATTGCCCCTTACCGCCGCAGCGCGCATGGGGGGCAGCGGTCCAGATCCCCTCGTTGCGTGGCGATCGCACCAAATGGCATGGCGACTTCGCCGACCTCGCCCAGATGGTGGTGGGACTGGCGGAGCTCGGTGCGGACGTGGTCGCCTTGAGCCCGGTCCACGCCACAATCCCAGGGGCAACCCACTTCAGCCCTTATGCGCCATCGAGCCGCTTGTTCGCGAACACTGGTCTTATCGAGGCGCCACGGGGAGATCCGGGTGATGGAGCGCTCATCGACTGGGCGACCGTCTTCGACCTTGCGCGACAGTCTCACCGCGATGCCGCACACTATGGGGTTAGCCTTCCCGGCCCTGCCGAGACCGATCCAAGGGATCGATTGGCATTGGCGCGTCACGCGCTGTTCGACACCCTCGCCCGGCGTTTTGAAAGCCCTGACTGGAGACATTGGCCACCTGCTTATCATGATCCGGCGGGTGAAGCCGCGACACGTGTCGCAACGCAGGAAGCGGCCGCGATCTCACGTTTGTGCGCAGCCCAGGCGCGCGCGGATGATGCGCTCGGCCGGGCACAGATCACAGCAAGGCGCGCGGGAATGGCGATCGGCCTGATCAGTGACCTGGCGGTTGGCGTCGACCCCGGCGGCAGCGACGCCTGGGCGATGCAGGGTACGATGCTCGAGGGCGTCTCGATCGGTGCGCCGCCCGATCCGCTAGGTCCCGATGGACAAAATTGGGGGCTGACCAGTTTCTCACCTGCGGGTCTGCGAAAGACCGGCTTCGCGCCCTGGATCGCAATGGTCCGCCGTGCGCTCGCTTTTGCCGGTGGCGTGCGCATCGACCATGCGTTCGGTCTTGCGCGGCTGTGGGTCATACCCAAAGGCGAAACCGCGCAGAACGGTGCCTACCTTCACTACCCCTTGGTTGACCTGCTGCGCCTGCTGACCCTCGAAGCGGACCGCGTCAAAGCGATCGTCGTCGCCGAGGATCTGGGCACCCCCCCGGCTGGATTTGCGCAGGCCGCGGCCGACCGGCATATGCTGGGCATGCGCGTCCTGTGGTTCGAACGCGACGCCGCAGCCTTTCGCGACCCCGTTGACTTTACAGAGGCGAGCGTCGCCATGACGGGCACCCATGACACCCCGACCGTCGCGGGATGGTGGAGCGGTCGCGATCTCGTGTGGAGCCGGTCGCTGGGTCGAAGCGGCGTTGAGGAGGCCGAGCAGCAGCGAGCAGTCGATCGCGGGCATTTCTGGAGGCTGGTGGGCGACGCAGGGCCCCAGCCCGCGCCCGACGCACCCGAACGCGTGGTCGACGCCGCGATCGCGGCCGCGGGGCGGGCGGGATCCACGCTGACAATCGTTCCGATGGAAGATTTGCTCGGACTCGAAGAACAGCCCAACCTTCCCGGGACGATCGATGAACATCCCAACTGGCGGCGTCGTCTTGGCGCACCGGTCGATATCTTGTGCCGCGACCCGGATGTCCAACGGCGCGCGACGCTGCTGAACGAGGGACGGCGATCATGA
- the treZ gene encoding malto-oligosyltrehalose trehalohydrolase: protein MTRWGPHRLTAERWRFALWAPSQKVPSLEVEGASPLAMAPQGDGFFHVDAPARPGSRYRFRLDDGRAVPDPASRAQSGGVHGWSVVVDHAYGWQTPGWLGRPWEEAIIQEVHAGVLGGFGGVARELERLAALGITAIELMPVGAFPGTRNWGYDGVLPFAPAEAYGSPDELKALIDTAHSLRLMVFIDVVYNHFGPDGNYLEAFAPDFFHAEAKTPWGGAVAVDEPAVAAYFRENALMWLHDYRVDGLRFDAVHAIGNPMFLNGLARDLRETVGKDRHVHLVLENEANDAAHLGAGRFDAQWNDDVHNILHVLLTGETSAYYRDFADRREHRLARALSEGFIYQGEVSVNQDGKRRGTASGHLPPSAFVGFLQNHDQIGNRALGERLTVLCDMDRLRAATALLFLSPQIPLIFMGDEVGSQTPFLFFTDFHDQLADAVREGRRREFAKFSAFSDETARARIPDPNDPATFAASRPLPGPDAATWEALYRSLIDIRATWLVPRLRGTTSMGAEPIGDMAVAAAWRMGDGRQLRLAIDLAKVPAGLPDMPGKDIFREGERFVARLDHT from the coding sequence ATGACGCGCTGGGGCCCCCACAGGCTCACTGCCGAGCGATGGCGTTTCGCGCTGTGGGCGCCGTCGCAGAAAGTCCCTTCGCTGGAGGTCGAGGGCGCTTCCCCCCTCGCCATGGCGCCCCAGGGCGACGGCTTCTTTCATGTCGACGCGCCCGCGCGGCCGGGATCACGCTACCGCTTCCGGCTTGACGATGGGAGGGCGGTGCCCGATCCCGCATCGCGGGCGCAGTCGGGGGGCGTGCACGGCTGGAGCGTGGTGGTCGATCATGCCTATGGCTGGCAAACGCCCGGATGGCTCGGTCGACCCTGGGAAGAGGCGATCATCCAGGAGGTTCACGCCGGCGTCCTCGGCGGCTTCGGAGGCGTTGCCCGCGAACTCGAACGCCTCGCGGCGCTGGGAATTACGGCAATCGAGCTTATGCCGGTGGGCGCCTTTCCCGGCACACGCAACTGGGGCTATGATGGTGTCCTGCCCTTCGCGCCGGCGGAGGCCTACGGCTCACCGGACGAACTCAAGGCGTTGATCGATACCGCCCACAGCCTGCGCCTGATGGTTTTTATCGATGTGGTCTACAATCACTTCGGACCCGACGGCAATTATCTCGAAGCTTTTGCACCCGATTTCTTCCACGCCGAGGCCAAAACGCCATGGGGCGGAGCGGTTGCGGTCGATGAGCCGGCGGTTGCGGCTTATTTTCGCGAGAACGCGCTCATGTGGCTCCACGACTATCGGGTCGACGGACTGCGCTTCGATGCGGTCCATGCGATTGGCAACCCCATGTTCCTCAACGGGCTGGCGCGCGATCTGCGCGAGACCGTCGGCAAGGATCGCCACGTTCATCTTGTCCTGGAGAATGAGGCCAACGACGCCGCACATCTGGGTGCGGGTCGCTTCGACGCGCAATGGAACGACGATGTACACAACATCCTTCACGTCCTGCTGACCGGAGAGACGAGCGCTTATTATCGGGACTTTGCGGATCGGCGCGAGCACCGGCTCGCGCGCGCACTGAGCGAGGGGTTCATCTATCAGGGCGAGGTGTCGGTCAACCAGGATGGAAAACGCCGAGGCACAGCGAGCGGGCACCTCCCCCCCAGCGCCTTTGTCGGCTTTCTTCAAAACCACGATCAGATCGGCAACCGGGCATTGGGGGAGCGGCTCACTGTTCTGTGCGACATGGATCGGCTGCGGGCCGCTACCGCACTGCTCTTCCTGAGCCCCCAGATTCCGCTCATCTTCATGGGCGATGAAGTCGGATCGCAGACCCCTTTCCTTTTCTTCACCGACTTTCACGACCAGCTCGCCGACGCGGTGCGCGAGGGCCGACGACGCGAGTTCGCCAAGTTCAGCGCATTCAGTGACGAGACGGCCCGCGCGCGCATCCCGGACCCCAACGACCCTGCCACCTTCGCAGCGTCGCGCCCCCTCCCCGGACCCGATGCCGCGACGTGGGAGGCGCTTTACCGCTCGCTGATCGATATCCGCGCCACATGGCTGGTGCCGCGCCTTCGCGGCACCACGTCGATGGGCGCCGAGCCCATAGGCGACATGGCCGTGGCCGCGGCCTGGCGCATGGGCGATGGCCGTCAGCTTCGTCTGGCGATCGACCTGGCCAAAGTCCCGGCAGGCCTCCCCGACATGCCCGGCAAGGATATCTTCCGGGAGGGCGAACGCTTCGTTGCCCGACTGGATCACACGTGA
- the glgX gene encoding glycogen debranching protein GlgX, with translation MPDRLDGGTPYPLGATFDGLGVNFAVFSAHAEQMELCLFEPSGRREIARLRLPECTDEVWHGYLPNARPGLLYGYRAHGRFEPENGHRFNPHKLLLDPYARRLHGNLKWTDALHAYPLRSRRADLGFDKRDSAPAMPKAVVTHDSFDWSRDVRPNTPWSHTVIYEAHAKGLTKLMEEVPARERGTFAALAHPRVIDHLKRLGVTALELLPIHAFSQDRFLQEKGLRNYWGYNSLNFFTPEPGYFSEDNQDELRVAVRRLHAAGIEVILDVVFNHSCEGSELGPTLCWRGLDNATYYRLAPEARRHCVNDTGTGNTFNLTHARVIQMVADSLRYWATSYGIDGFRFDLGLTLGRTDHGFDPNAGLFDVLRQDPILGRLKLIAEPWDVGLGGYQLGNFPPGFAEWNDKYRDTVRRYWRGDPGQRADLAARLSGSGDLFDRRARRPWASVNFLTSHDGYTLADLVAFEERHNEANGEDNRDGHDNNLSRNWGVEGATDDRSILDMRARVQRSFLLTLLASLGTPMLVAGDEFGRTQGGNNNAYCQDNAISWIDWSLLDSEHGAALSAFTARLIDLRKRHVVLRAPVFLYGEGSPGHGINDVEWWDERGERLAPEDWHNPEGRALAMRRAIRLDDGQVEAVTLLLNASDDPIGFSLPGVVFERRLLIDSARPDAGEEPIGDQYELASHSAALILSIADFGD, from the coding sequence TTGCCCGACCGCCTTGATGGCGGCACCCCCTACCCGCTTGGCGCCACCTTTGACGGGCTCGGTGTCAACTTCGCCGTTTTTTCAGCACATGCCGAGCAGATGGAGCTGTGTCTCTTCGAGCCAAGCGGTCGTCGGGAAATTGCGCGCCTGCGCCTGCCCGAATGCACCGATGAGGTGTGGCACGGCTATCTACCGAATGCGCGGCCCGGCCTGTTATATGGCTATCGGGCTCATGGCCGGTTCGAACCCGAAAACGGGCATCGGTTCAATCCGCATAAATTGCTGCTCGATCCCTATGCCCGGCGTCTGCACGGAAACCTCAAGTGGACCGACGCGCTTCATGCTTATCCGTTGCGAAGCCGGCGCGCCGATCTGGGGTTCGACAAGCGCGACAGCGCACCGGCCATGCCCAAGGCCGTGGTGACGCACGACAGCTTCGACTGGTCGCGCGACGTGCGTCCCAACACGCCCTGGTCTCACACCGTGATCTACGAAGCCCATGCCAAGGGCCTGACCAAGCTAATGGAAGAGGTGCCAGCGCGCGAACGCGGGACCTTCGCGGCGCTCGCCCATCCCCGGGTGATCGATCACCTCAAGCGCCTGGGCGTCACCGCGCTCGAGCTCCTGCCGATCCACGCCTTTTCGCAGGATCGCTTCCTGCAGGAAAAGGGCCTGCGTAACTATTGGGGATATAACAGCCTCAACTTCTTTACGCCTGAGCCGGGTTATTTCTCGGAGGATAATCAGGACGAACTGCGGGTCGCGGTCCGGCGCCTGCATGCTGCAGGGATCGAGGTCATCCTCGACGTCGTCTTCAACCACAGTTGCGAAGGCAGCGAGTTGGGACCGACCTTGTGCTGGCGTGGCCTCGACAACGCGACCTACTATCGGCTCGCGCCCGAGGCTCGACGCCACTGCGTCAACGACACCGGAACGGGAAACACCTTCAATCTCACCCATGCCAGGGTCATCCAGATGGTAGCAGATTCGCTGCGATACTGGGCGACATCCTATGGCATTGACGGCTTCCGCTTCGATCTCGGGCTGACCCTGGGTCGGACCGACCATGGCTTTGATCCCAATGCCGGTCTGTTCGATGTTCTGCGGCAGGACCCCATTCTGGGGCGTCTCAAGCTTATCGCAGAACCCTGGGACGTTGGATTGGGCGGATATCAGCTCGGTAACTTCCCGCCCGGTTTTGCGGAGTGGAACGACAAATATCGCGATACCGTGCGGCGATACTGGCGGGGTGATCCGGGCCAGCGCGCCGACCTCGCCGCGCGCCTGTCGGGGTCGGGCGATCTGTTCGACCGCCGCGCGCGCCGCCCCTGGGCCAGCGTCAACTTTCTCACCAGCCATGATGGCTATACTCTTGCCGATCTGGTGGCGTTCGAAGAACGCCACAACGAGGCCAATGGCGAGGATAATCGCGACGGCCACGACAATAATCTGTCGCGTAACTGGGGCGTCGAGGGCGCGACCGATGATCGTTCAATCCTCGACATGCGGGCTCGGGTTCAGCGCTCGTTCCTGCTGACGTTGCTGGCTTCCCTGGGAACCCCGATGCTGGTGGCCGGTGATGAGTTTGGCCGCACGCAAGGGGGGAACAACAACGCCTATTGCCAGGATAACGCGATCAGCTGGATCGACTGGTCGCTGCTCGACAGCGAACATGGCGCAGCGCTCAGCGCTTTCACCGCGCGGCTGATCGACCTGCGCAAGCGTCACGTCGTGCTGCGGGCACCCGTCTTTCTCTATGGCGAAGGCTCGCCGGGGCACGGCATCAATGATGTCGAATGGTGGGACGAGCGCGGCGAGCGCCTCGCGCCCGAGGACTGGCACAATCCCGAAGGCCGGGCGCTTGCAATGCGACGTGCGATCCGGCTCGACGATGGACAGGTCGAAGCGGTCACCCTGCTGCTCAATGCGAGCGACGATCCGATTGGCTTCTCCCTGCCCGGCGTGGTCTTCGAGCGCCGGTTGCTCATCGACAGCGCCCGTCCGGATGCGGGTGAGGAGCCGATCGGCGATCAGTACGAACTTGCCTCCCATAGCGCCGCGCTGATCCTGTCGATCGCGGACTTCGGCGACTGA